Proteins encoded together in one Triticum dicoccoides isolate Atlit2015 ecotype Zavitan chromosome 7B, WEW_v2.0, whole genome shotgun sequence window:
- the LOC119338652 gene encoding transcription factor KUA1-like: MTRDGVPPAAPAGGGAGDGPRRCSQCGHHGHNSRTCTARPVKLFGVRIGDKPIRKSVSMGNLAQLAEGSGGARAEGYGSEGDDDKPHRKRGESWSEEEHKNFLLGLNKLGKGDWRGISRNYVVSRTPTQVASHAQKYFIRQTNVNRRKRRSSLFDMVIEDPGDQPLSRSSSQEMLLSRSSSQDVEEFVDDLRPVTAPVTPPAPMPVIASVSVPPPVPVMAPPAPVPMLTYGSAPSPVLAMAHQPQGNESAGSSSIAGEAGMVMPQVMPPYGYPPPMMIPTPHYVQAVFPFPYYGYAPMFYGPPVSMQASSPGTVQASHEPVRPVAVHSAPPVNVEDLYNMSKLNLKGDSSTNGVVPKLALPPNPNGRPERQSAFHGKGPENGSSNGLIPTK, translated from the exons ATGACGCGGGACGGCGTGCCACCGGCGGCGCCTGCCGGCGGCGGTGCGGGGGACGGGCCGAGGCGGTGCTCGCAGTGCGGGCACCACGGGCACAACTCCCGCACGTGCACGGCGCGCCCCGTGAAGCTCTTCGGCGTGCGCATCGGCGACAAGCCAATCAGGAAGAGCGTCAGCATGGGCAACCTCGCGCAGCTCGCGGAGGGTAGCGGCGGTGCCAGGGCCGAGGGGTACGGCTCCGAGGGCGACGATGACAAACCCCACAGGAAGCGAG GTGAGTCATGGTCAGAAGAGGAGCACAAAAATTTTCTACTTGGATTGAACAAATTAGGAAAAGGTGATTGGCGTGGCATATCCCGTAATTATGTTGTCTCGAGGACACCTACTCAAGTTGCTAGCCATGCTCAGAAGTATTTCATTCGCCAAACAAATGTTAATAGGAGAAAGAGAAGATCAAGCCTCTTCGATATGGTTATTGAGGAT CCTGGTGACCAGCCACTCTCCCGTTCATCGTCACAAGAGATGCTGCTCTCCCGTTCATCTTCACAAGATGTAGAAGAGTTCGTAGATGATCTACGGCCTGTTACTGCTCCTGTGACACCACCCGCTCCTATGCCCGTGATAGCATCTGTTTCCGTCCCACCACCAGTGCCagtaatggcaccacctgctcctgTGCCTATGCTAACATATGGATCAGCCCCATCGCCAGTTCTAGCAATGGCACATCAACCTCAGGGCAATGAATCGGCTGGTTCAAGTTCAATTGCTGGAGAAGCAGGGATGGTGATGCCACAAGTGATGCCCCCATATGGTTATCCTCCTCCAATGATGATTCCTACACCTCACTATGTCCAAGCAGTTTTTCCGTTTCCATACTATGGCTATGCTCCAATGTTCTATGGGCCACCAGTCTCTATGCAAGCATCATCACCAGGTACAGTACAAGCATCACATGAGCCTGTCAGGCCTGTTGCCGTGCACTCAGCTCCCCCGGTAAATGTTGAAGACCTGTACAACATGTCCAAACTCAACCTGAAGGGTGACTCAAGTACCAACGGTGTTGTGCCTAAATTGGCGTTGCCTCCAAATCCAAATGGGAGACCAGAGAGGCAATCTGCTTTCCATGGAAAAGGGCCTGAGAATGGCTCATCGAACGGACTAATCCCGACAAAATGA